The proteins below are encoded in one region of Naumovozyma castellii chromosome 6, complete genome:
- the IKI1 gene encoding Elongator subunit IKI1 (ancestral locus Anc_5.48), whose product MASTTHNPAILLKRVLCLTESSPLILCLDSVAQTSNHLIDEIIHNTKTNSSLKVIYVAFETLNKPDYASHFIEVTNTSSLTKTMEIIQSHLPSPSSTTTHNNKKILLIIDSLNYIPNDKLAQFVSSIASPNATLVATYHKDFPEVENPALDNYPSSLELIQFMATSVINIYPKLSKSLDDETLKYELDKFNIPRGLNNQTFNVNLINRRKSGRSITYSFQIDSTKHTYDLIKSALQQDEEQQVNETPEMLQDLTTFNLSTSAKQKKAKDQVSLPFLEAQSLSSHASAIVYEYEKDDDYDEEDPYEDPF is encoded by the coding sequence ATGGCAAGCACAACCCACAACCCTGCTATCCTTTTGAAAAGGGTCCTTTGTCTGACAGAATCCTCACCATTGATCCTTTGTCTGGACAGTGTGGCACAAACATCTAACCATCTAATAGACGAGATCATCCACAACACCAAGACTAATTCCTCTTTAAAAGTTATCTATGTTGCATTTGAAACGTTGAACAAACCGGACTACGCATCTCACTTCATTGAAGTGACAAACACATCCTCTTTGACTAAGACGAtggaaattattcaatctCATTTACCAAGTCCAAGCAGTACAACAAcacataataataaaaaaatcttattaataatagatTCCTTAAATTATATCCCAAACGATAAGCTGGCTCAGTTTGTTTCCTCCATTGCATCCCCCAATGCTACCTTAGTAGCTACTTACCATAAGGATTTCCCAGAGGTTGAAAACCCTGCCTTGGATAACTATCCTTCATCCTTGgaattgattcaatttatGGCAACATCCGtcataaatatatatcctaaattatcaaagtctttagatgatgaaactttgaaatatgaattggataaattcaatatacCTCGTGGGTTAAATAATCAGACGTTCAATGTAAATCTAATTAATAGAAGAAAGTCAGGGAGATCAATTACAtattctttccaaatagATTCCACCAAGCATACTTACGATTTAATCAAATCAGCATTACAACAGGATGAAGAACAACAAGTTAACGAGACTCCAGAAATGTTGCAAGATCTAACTACTTTCAACTTGTCCACATCAGCAAAGCAAAAGAAGGCTAAGGATCAAGTCTCATTACCATTCTTGGAGGCACAATCATTAAGTTCTCATGCAAGTGCCATCGTATACGAATACGAAAAGGATGATGATTATGACGAGGAGGACCCATATGAAGATCCTTTCTAA
- the RPC25 gene encoding DNA-directed RNA polymerase III subunit RPC25 (ancestral locus Anc_5.250), translating into MFILSKISDLVRIPPDQFHRDTISSITHELNNKYADKIVPHIGLCITIYDILEVDEGQLKPGDGASYINVTFRALIFKPFVGEIVTGWISKCTAEGIKVSMLGMFNDVFIPQKMLFEGCYYSPEDSAWVWPMDEETKLYFDVNEKIRFRIEQEVFVDVKPKSPKERELEQQQLQRQQEENGKEGEDKEKDNEVEIIKIEKPPAYALLGSCQTDGMGLVSWWE; encoded by the coding sequence ATGTTCATATTATCCAAGATATCAGACCTAGTAAGGATCCCTCCGGATCAATTCCACCGAGAtacaatttcttctatCACGCAcgaattaaataataaatatgcAGATAAGATTGTCCCGCACATCGGTCTCTGCATAACGATATACGATATCCTGGAAGTGGACGAGGGTCAATTGAAGCCCGGTGATGGTGCGTCATATATAAATGTGACTTTCCGTGCTTTAATCTTCAAGCCGTTCGTTGGTGAGATCGTGACTGGTTGGATCAGTAAATGTACCGCTGAGGGGATCAAAGTTTCCATGTTAGGGATGTTTAATGACGTTTTCATACCACAGAAGATGTTATTTGAAGGATGTTATTATTCTCCAGAGGATTCCGCCTGGGTTTGGCCAATGGATGAAGAGAcgaaattatattttgatgttaatgaaaagatcAGATTTAGAATTGAACAGGAAGTATTTGTTGATGTGAAACCAAAGTCCCCCAAGGAGAGAGAACtggaacaacaacaattacaacGTCAACAGGAGGAAAATGGGAAAGAGGGagaagataaagaaaaagataATGAGGTTGAAATCATAAAGATTGAGAAACCTCCTGCATATGCATTGCTTGGTAGTTGTCAAACAGATGGTATGGGTTTGGTAAGCTGGTGGgaatga
- the MRP8 gene encoding Mrp8p (ancestral locus Anc_5.248), protein MTNDIEILKKQVDDLHAILKKQSLLISKTGESVMQLQLDKQRADVKKFDDNFSTLKVKESAIDPTDFATNGDLVELVGELQGELSHIEERAIRRTINSTKTDSNDTLAPMPNLDGDIPTLKEKHLFVATLGKFENIGDEQLYRLAKFYERLPPAMKEEEDFAKIVSGKVEEININEISDAEIREELKKYSKEELNEIFNEVARYLGVRCRRGANIW, encoded by the coding sequence ATGACAAACGATATTgaaatcttgaagaaacaagTCGATGATTTGCATGCCATTCTTAAGAAGCAAAGCTTGTTGATATCAAAGACCGGTGAAAGTGTTATGCAATTACAATTGGATAAACAGAGAGCTGAtgttaagaaatttgaCGATAATTTTTCTACTCTGAAAGTGAAAGAGTCAGCCATTGATCCAACAGATTTCGCCACTAATGGAGACCTGGTAGAATTAGTCGGGGAATTACAAGGAGAGTTAAGCCATATCGAGGAAAGAGCGATAAGGAGAACAATAAACTCGACTAAGACTGATTCGAACGACACGTTGGCTCCAATGCCCAATCTTGATGGTGATATTCCAACGTTAAAGGAAAAACACTTATTTGTTGCAACTTTAGGAAAGTTTGAGAACATAGGAGACGAACAATTGTACAGATTGGCCAAGTTTTATGAACGTTTACCACCTGCAAtgaaggaagaagaagacttTGCAAAGATTGTATCCGGAAAAGTGGAAGAGATcaacattaatgaaatatccGATGCAGAGATAAGggaagaattaaagaaatactCGAAAGAGGAActaaatgaaatatttaatgaagTGGCAAGATATTTGGGTGTCCGTTGCAGAAGAGGTGCAAACATTTGGTAA
- the GPI16 gene encoding GPI-anchor transamidase subunit GPI16 (ancestral locus Anc_5.47) has product MRSGPIATICCFILNVVLFAQATELNVTSSSINDHDTNPSLELLVDTDDKTNSITSNDIEDVRVDDINERENFNVITINDDIQYPFNEKLLIRPLPNNNLLASFAFEMESETFIPGHDESRSDQYRHFTVFPKAIEAMLGSTSTRQLHLRFTRGFWDAESWGRLPHDGFKSGGSGVELWAIIEAGSQKEAFDQWKTLANSLSGLFCASINFIESSRTTYPVKSFQPKSTEEGLPIFGGDETKNNKLYLLRASLANEPICTENLTPLLKLLPTRGKSGISSLLDGHKVFDSMWHSLSIDVTTHCDFNTQTCKYDMDAEVDMVIHVPYTLARNEHPIPRPTPNSELRCDLTKPYDIYQCFPLPESNSLSFEVSEIFGKPIRGSNLISNNPSKVCVDIGDNHENNSWEALLKVNGSHFGTDDNCFDLENKDDYDIYISSSNTNEIGRHSEKEEDVPLYVSRSLTGYGQDRGGLRTVFTNPTNDTIRAVYFESLPWFMRLYLSTMKLESDAAGAGLDLHDVITSVHYVTAIDHKRPTHLEYTIEIPAGTSLAITCQFDKALLQFAEYPPDANHGFEIESAVVTILKPWSYQIRTSTLLLSLSTPDFSMPYNVIIITSTVLGLIYGSLYNLLVKKLVTIEEADEIASQVGLKSLITRLKKKFI; this is encoded by the coding sequence ATGAGAAGTGGTCCCATTGCAACGATATGTTGCTTTATTTTGAACGTGGTCTTGTTTGCTCAAGCAACTGAGCTAAACGTCACTAGCTCCTCCATAAATGATCATGATACGAATCCATCACTAGAACTTTTGGTAGACACAGATGACAAAACGAATAGCATAACGAGTAACGATATAGAAGATGTCCGAGTTGATGACATCAATGAAAGAGAGAATTTTAATGTCATTACTATCAATGATGATATACAGTATccatttaatgaaaaactATTAATTAGACCGTTACCAAATAACAATTTGTTAGCATCATTTGCTTTCGAGATGGAGTCCGAGACGTTTATACCAGGCCATGATGAATCTCGATCTGATCAATATCGTCATTTCACTGTTTTTCCCAAGGCTATTGAAGCCATGCTAGGTAGTACATCCACAAGACAATTACATTTAAGGTTTACAAGAGGGTTTTGGGATGCTGAGAGCTGGGGTCGTTTGCCCCATGATGGATTTAAGTCAGGTGGTTCAGGTGTAGAACTCTGGGCTATCATTGAGGCTGGCTCTCAAAAGGAAGCATTTGATCAATGGAAAACATTAGCCAATTCACTAAGTGGCTTGTTTTGTGCTTCCattaattttattgaaagtTCAAGAACCACATACCCTGTGAAGTCATTCCAACCCAAATCGACGGAGGAAGGGTTGCCTATATTTGGTGGTGATGAAACTAAGAATAATAAGCTATATTTGTTAAGAGCATCTTTGGCTAATGAACCTATCTGTACTGAAAATTTAACTcctcttttgaaattattaccTACAAGGGGTAAATCAGGAATTTCATCGTTATTAGATGGTCATAAAGTTTTTGATTCCATGTGGCATAGTCTTTCCATTGATGTGACGACCCATTGTGATTTCAACACTCAAACATGTAAATACGATATGGATGCAGAAGTGGATATGGTTATTCATGTTCCATACACGCTGGCTAGAAATGAACACCCAATCCCAAGACCCACTCCAAATTCTGAACTACGTTGTGATCTAACTAAACCATATGATATATATCAATGTTTCCCACTACCTGAAAGCAATTCACTTTCTTTTGAGGTCTCCGAGATATTTGGCAAACCAATTCGTGGCTCTAATTTGATTTCCAATAATCCTTCAAAAGTGTGTGTTGATATAGGTGATAATCATGAAAATAATTCGTGGGAGGCATTGTTGAAAGTAAACGGGTCCCATTTTGGTACGGATGATAATTGTTTTGATTTAGAAAACAAAGACGATTATGatatttatatttcttCCTCCAATACCAATGAGATTGGGAGGCATtcagaaaaggaagaagatgtgCCACTTTATGTGAGTAGATCATTGACCGGATATGGACAGGATCGTGGTGGGTTACGTACCGTTTTCACTAATCCAACCAATGACACTATCAGGGCAGTTTACTTCGAATCATTGCCATGGTTCATGAGACTATATTTATCTACGATGAAATTAGAAAGTGATGCTGCCGGTGCGGGACTTGATCTACATGATGTGATTACGTCTGTACATTACGTTACAGCTATTGATCATAAGAGACCAACACATTTAGAATACACTATTGAGATCCCTGCGGGAACAAGTTTAGCCATAACGTGTCAATTTGATAAAGCATTGTTGCAATTTGCAGAATACCCACCTGATGCAAATCATGGGTTTGAAATTGAGAGTGCCGTCGTTACCATTTTGAAGCCATGGTCCTATCAAATTAGAACGTCGACATTGTTATTATCGTTATCGACTCCTGATTTCAGTATGCCTTATAacgttattattataacaTCTACTGTATTAGGGTTGATATATGGTAGtttatataatttattGGTGAAGAAGTTGGTGACTATTGAAGAAGCAGATGAAATTGCATCTCAAGTCGGTCTAAAAAGTCTGATAACTagattaaagaagaaatttatatAA
- the LTV1 gene encoding ribosome biogenesis protein LTV1 (ancestral locus Anc_5.249) encodes MSKRFSKKNAQKFAVVHRPHDDPHFYDEDASAHVLVPVTDHKADREAKRTQPRVVKRNVPSGGNEKVGEAVLYGIDFDDSTYDYTQHLKPIGQDPEAVFIPAKGDKEKEQTGTKKNIEDLFIEPEYKDTENAPVTSVFQRGMAKQDYLLHQQDVVDDIAGFRPDMNPALREVLEALEDEAYVVNDDVEVVKTKKVEKIENKDEDDIFAQLLGSGEAQDEEEFEDGFDEWDMNEIDNFEDEHYHDEMAQFDKIENLEDLQDIDYQTDVWRVQKQKAHKDEFASDDEFANESVAPPTEGGLTDEEENDLVGDLPNIQNKSKAGGKKKRKDRHKKGAMSDISGFSMSSSAIARTETMTVLDDQYDNLIGSYENYEEELEEDEEESYQPFDMKAERADFESMLDDFLENYELESGGRKLAKKDEEIDRLKKAADEVSKGKLSQRRNRERQEQSQKKKTPSSLSNVTNSLGGLHL; translated from the coding sequence ATGTCAAAGAGATTCAGCAAGAAAAATGCTCAGAAGTTTGCTGTTGTCCACAGACCACACGATGATCCACATTTCTACGATGAAGATGCTTCTGCACATGTTCTAGTTCCTGTGACGGATCATAAGGCTGATCGTGAGGCTAAGAGAACTCAACCACGAGTGGTGAAGAGAAATGTTCCATCAGGTGGTAATGAAAAGGTAGGTGAAGCCGTATTATACGGGATTGATTTCGATGATTCCACATATGATTATACCCAGCATTTGAAACCTATAGGTCAAGATCCTGAAGCAGTCTTCATCCCTGCCAAGGGTGACAAGGAGAAGGAGCAAACGGGCACCAAGAAGAATATCGAAGATTTATTCATTGAACCTGAATATAAGGACACAGAAAACGCCCCAGTAACTTCTGTATTCCAAAGAGGTATGGCCAAACAAGATTATCTGTTACATCAACAAGATGTAGTAGATGATATTGCTGGGTTTAGACCTGACATGAATCCTGCTTTGAGAGAAGTATTGGAAGCATTGGAGGATGAAGCATACGTGGtgaatgatgatgttgaagTGGTGAAAACCAAGAAAGTTGAAAAGATAGAGAacaaagatgaagatgatatttttgCGCAATTATTGGGCAGTGGTGAGGCacaagatgaagaggagTTTGAAGATGGATTTGATGAATGGGATATGAATGAGATagataattttgaagatgaacaTTATCATGACGAGATGGCCCAATTTgataagattgaaaatttagagGACTTACAAGATATTGACTATCAAACAGATGTGTGGAGGGTACAAAAGCAAAAGGCAcataaagatgaatttgcctctgatgatgaatttgcCAATGAAAGTGTGGCACCTCCAACTGAAGGAGGTTTGAcagatgaggaagaaaacGATCTTGTTGGTGATCTTCCGAATATCCAAAACAAGAGCAAAGCAGGtgggaagaagaagagaaaggaTCGTCATAAGAAGGGAGCCATGTCTGATATATCGGGGTTTTCTATGAGTTCCAGTGCCATTGCCCGTACGGAAACCATGACAGTACTAGATGACCAATACGACAATTTAATAGGAAGCTACGAAAACTACGAGGAGGAGCTTGAGgaagacgaagaagaaagttATCAACCCTTTGACATGAAGGCGGAACGTGCTGATTTCGAGTCCATGCTTGATGACTTTTTAGAGAATTATGAACTAGAAAGCGGTGGTCGTAAACTAGCCAAGAAGGACGAAGAGATCGACAGACTGAAGAAAGCTGCCGATGAGGTCAGCAAAGGGAAACTGTCGCAAAGAAGAAACCGTGAACGTCAAGAGCAGTcccagaagaagaagaccCCCAGCAGCTTGAGCAATGTTACGAATAGTCTCGGTGGTTTGCATTTATAA
- the RPT1 gene encoding proteasome regulatory particle base subunit RPT1 (ancestral locus Anc_5.251) yields MPPKEDWEKYKAPVDAEDEKEKAKEDKIVPLSEGDIQVLKTYGAAPYAAKLKEIEKDLKTIENKIKEKSGVRESDTGLAPSHLWDIMGDRQRLSEEHPLQVARCTKIIKSNGNEEEQEGEGESAASATSTTNNASTTGSGENGEDEDEDAKYVINLKQIAKFVVGLGERVSPTDIEEGMRVGVDRSKYNIELPLPPRIDPSVTMMTVEEKPDVTYSDVGGCKDQIEKLREVVELPLLSPERFATLGIDPPKGILLYGPPGTGKTLCARAVANRTDATFIRVIGSELVQKYVGEGARMVRELFEMARTKKACIIFFDEIDAIGGARFDDGAGGDNEVQRTMLELITQLDGFDPRGNIKVMFATNRPNTLDPALLRPGRIDRKVEFSLPDLEGRANIFRIHSKSMSVERDIRWELISRLCPNTTGAELRSVCTEAGMFAIRARRKVASEKDFLKAVEKVINGYKKFSSTSRYMQYN; encoded by the coding sequence ATGCCTCCAAAAGAAGATTGGGAGAAATATAAGGCTCCAGTGGACGCCGAGGACGAGAAAGAGAAGGCCAAAGAGGACAAGATCGTACCCTTATCAGAAGGTGATATTCAAGTGTTAAAGACATACGGTGCTGCTCCATACGCCgccaaattgaaagagattGAGAAGGATTTGAAGACCATTGAGAATAAGATTAAGGAGAAATCTGGGGTGAGGGAAAGTGATACCGGGTTGGCTCCCTCTCATTTATGGGATATTATGGGGGACAGACAACGTCTAAGTGAAGAACATCCTTTACAAGTGGCTCGTTGTACTAAGATCATAAAGAGCAATGGGaacgaagaagaacagGAAGGTGAAGGAGAAAGTGCAGCAAGTGCAACTTCTACCACGAACAATGCATCTACCACCGGATCAGGCGAAAAtggtgaagatgaagatgaagatgctaAATACGTTATCAACTTGAAACAGATTGCTAAGTTTGTTGTCGGGTTGGGTGAACGTGTTTCCCCAACTGATATCGAAGAAGGTATGAGAGTCGGGGTGGATAGatcaaaatataatattgaattacCACTTCCACCCAGAATTGACCCTTCAGTGACCATGATGACAGTGGAAGAGAAACCGGATGTTACATACTCAGATGTTGGTGGCTGTAAGgaccaaattgaaaaactaaGAGAAGTTGTGGAATTACCGCTATTGTCTCCTGAAAGATTTGCTACATTAGGTATCGATCCACCAAAGGGTATCCTACTTTATGGACCTCCAGGTACTGGTAAGACTTTATGTGCCAGAGCTGTTGCCAACAGAACAGATGCTACATTTATTAGAGTTATCGGGTCCGAATTAGTACAGAAATACGTGGGTGAAGGTGCACGTATGGTTAgagaattatttgaaatggCACGTACCAAGAAGGCatgtattattttctttgatgaaattgatgccATTGGTGGAGCTCGTTTTGATGATGGTGCTGGTGGTGATAATGAAGTGCAAAGAACTATGTTGGAATTAATTACACAATTAGATGGGTTTGATCCTCGTGGTAATATTAAAGTGATGTTTGCTACAAATAGACCAAACACATTAGATCCTGCATTACTAAGACCAGGTAGAATTGATCGTAAAGTGGAGTTTTCACTTCCTGATTTAGAAGGTCGTGCAAATATCTTCCGTATCCATTCCAAATCCATGAGTGTGGAACGTGATATAAGATGGGAATTGATTTCAAGACTATGCCCAAACACAACCGGGGCTGAATTAAGATCCGTTTGTACCGAAGCAGGCATGTTTGCCATTAGAGCAAGAAGGAAAGTGGCCTCTGAAAAGGATTTCTTAAAGGCAGTGGAAAAAGTTATCAATGGTTACAAGAAATTTAGTTCCACTTCACGTTATATGCAATACAATTAG
- the NOP9 gene encoding RNA-binding RNA processing protein NOP9 (ancestral locus Anc_5.247) has protein sequence MKKNKIISSSHLIAFICSQWIKHRYQSVSQEISTHNHCITMGKTKTRGRKLLKKQQKDQFQPTAAESNSTEDHYSNEKNDKYDDEKDDSSVNSNQQMFFGVLDREELEYFKQAESTLAMDAFESPDEKSQFVTSIIDEAKGKELKLVTSQICSKLMERLILDCDDTQLKSLFQAFNGVFYNMACHKYASHVLETLLVRSTALVEKELLTPSFDQEEHNNDDDATVYASMENMFLFMLNELKPHLKHMMNDQYASHVLRLIILILSSKVLPNSTQNNSTLRSKKSKIARKMINIKDTEDFNKVYQTPESFKMELRNIVNTLYKDFTNNAQSRSDITTTQVTKFREYCVDKVASPVVQLIIQVEGIFDRDRSIWRLVFNTSDEKDSKEESFLEYLLSDPVGSHFLQNIIGFGRVKYVERLYNLYMKDRIVKLAKRDTTGSFVVQALLKHLKSKEVKEILDDVVPELSILLNSNMDFGTTIIDASLKNDNYLRDQVIEQLLKKYYPREQLEKNVLESCLNLSSSTLGNTRDDWPTAEERRRSLFLEKLIDYDDTFLGITIDSMLKLPEVRLSQMCYHGVFSHVVEKVLQTKRVKVVKRKLLLNILCKDAVNMSCNAYASHIMDKLWEFTAKLTLYKERIATALTAESEKVKNSTYGRQVWKNWNLELYQRKRWDWKRLIREQEQELFPDSRPLQPKGTYPTKRNSDDNDQQHTFKKQKYEK, from the coding sequence atgaaaaaaaataaaataataagctcatctcatctcatcgcCTTTATTTGCAGTCAGTGGATAAAGCATAGATACCAAAGTGTCAGCCAAGAAATATCTACACATAATCATTGCATCACAATGGGTAAAACTAAAACTAGAGGTAGAAAGCTTTTGAAAAAGCAGCAAAAGGATCAATTCCAACCCACGGCCGCTGAATCTAACTCCACTGAAgatcattattcaaatgaGAAGAATGATAAGTATGATGATGAGAAGGATGATTCTTCTGTTAACTCTAACCAACAGATGTTTTTTGGGGTTTTAGATAGAGAGGAACTAGAATATTTTAAGCAAGCAGAATCTACTTTAGCAATGGATGCCTTCGAATCGCCAGATGAAAAATCCCAATTTGTCACCAGTATCATTGATGAAGCTAAGGgaaaggaattgaaattggtcACCTCCCAAATTTGTTCCAAATTAATGGAGCGTCTTATCCTAGATTGTGATGATACTCAATTGAAAAGCCTTTTCCAAGCTTTCAACGGTGTCTTCTACAATATGGCATGCCATAAATACGCATCGCATGTGTTAGAAACCTTACTTGTGAGAAGCACGGCCCTTGTAGAAAAGGAATTGTTGACACCAAGTTTTGACCAGGAGGAacataataatgatgatgatgctaCCGTTTATGCATCTATGGAGAACATGTTTTTATTCATGTTGAACGAATTGAAACCTCATTTAAAGCACATGATGAATGACCAATATGCTTCTCATGTTCTAAGATTAATCATTTTGATTCTTTCCTCCAAAGTATTGCCCAATAGTACTCAAAATAATTCTACATTACGTTCTAAGAAATCCAAGATTGCCAGAAAGATGattaatattaaagatACAGAAGATTTTAACAAAGTTTACCAAACTCCAGAATCATTCAAAATGGAATTGCGTAATATAGTTAACACATTATACAAGGATTTCACCAATAATGCCCAATCTCGTTCTGATATTACCACTACTCAAGTAACCAAATTTAGAGAATATTGCGTCGATAAAGTTGCATCCCCCGTTGTGCAACTGATTATTCAAGTGGAAGGTATCTTTGATAGAGATCGTTCCATTTGGAGATTAGTATTCAATACATCTGATGAGAAGgattccaaagaagaatcatttttggaatatctGTTATCCGATCCTGTCGGTTCCCATTTCTTACAAAACATTATTGGGTTTGGTAGAGTGAAATATGTGGAGAGACTTTACAATCTATATATGAAAGATCGTATTGTTAAATTGGCCAAGAGAGATACCACTGGATCCTTTGTCGTACAGGCATTATTGAAGCATTTGAAGAGTAAAGAAGTGAAAGAAATCTTAGATGATGTGGTTCCTGAATTGAGTATCTTATTGAACTCAAACATGGATTTTGGTACTACAATTATTGATGCCAGTTTAAAGAATGACAATTACTTGAGAGATCAAgttattgaacaattgcttaagaaatattatcCAAGAGAACAATTGGAGAAAAATGTCTTAGAGAGTTGTCTGAATTTAAGCTCTTCCACTTTGGGTAACACCAGAGATGATTGGCCAACTGCAGAAGAAAGAAGGCgatctttatttttggaaaagttGATTGATTACGATGATACATTTTTGGGCATCACCATTGACAGTATGTTGAAATTACCAGAAGTTAGGTTATCACAAATGTGCTATCATGGTGTGTTTTCTCATGTCGTAGAAAAAGTTTTACAGACCAAGAGAGTGAAAGTTGTCAAGAGGAAATTATTGCTGAATATTCTTTGTAAGGATGCAGTCAATATGTCATGTAATGCGTACGCTTCTCATATTATGGATAAACTATGGGAATTCACTGCCAAATTGACATTATATAAGGAGCGTATTGCAACGGCCTTAACAGCTGAATCTGAAAAGGTAAAGAATAGTACCTACGGTAGACAAGTatggaagaattggaatttaGAACTTtaccaaagaaaaagatgGGATTGGAAAAGGTTGATTAGggaacaagaacaagaactaTTCCCAGACAGTAGACCTCTACAGCCAAAAGGCACATATCCAACAAAGAGGAATAGTGATGATAATGACCAACAACATACCTTCAAGAAgcaaaaatatgaaaaataG